A section of the Clostridium sp. TW13 genome encodes:
- a CDS encoding ABC transporter substrate-binding protein, whose product MSNKYFDIKDTLYNITEKYAEAIELLISVGFDNIKDENLRKAFGQSISLENALKLKKINIENFVEQLVERIEANNNGVSEASDKKDSVKIVGVLPCPVRVPLTENFESWVAEQNFDFNLDYELKAASVGIGWIKDALKEQSEDALPDLFMSAGFELFFDKELFGKYKAKNIFEDITGIDHYNSDFHNTDIELMDPNKQYSIVGTVAAVIVVNHEELNGRKAPTSWEDILDEEFENSVSLPVMDLDLFNSILLNIYKNYGEEGIRKLGRSLKKSLHPSEMVKLQIKVSDKPAVTIMPYFFTKMLREDSPMVPVWPKDGAIISPIFMLSKKEKATQLKPIVDFFASKKVGEILSHDGRFPSVHPEVDNLLPKENKYMWLGWDFINEHDISALIRKCEEIFHNASKGVDR is encoded by the coding sequence ATGAGTAATAAATATTTTGATATAAAAGATACACTATATAATATTACAGAAAAATATGCTGAGGCTATAGAATTATTAATATCAGTAGGCTTTGATAATATTAAAGATGAAAATTTAAGAAAAGCTTTTGGACAATCAATTTCCTTAGAAAATGCACTAAAGTTAAAGAAGATAAATATAGAAAACTTTGTAGAGCAGCTAGTAGAGAGAATTGAAGCTAATAATAATGGTGTAAGTGAAGCATCAGATAAAAAGGATTCAGTAAAGATTGTGGGAGTATTACCTTGCCCAGTTAGAGTGCCACTAACAGAAAATTTTGAGAGCTGGGTTGCTGAACAAAACTTTGATTTTAATTTAGATTATGAATTAAAGGCAGCTTCTGTAGGAATAGGCTGGATAAAGGATGCATTAAAAGAACAATCAGAGGATGCTTTACCAGATTTATTTATGTCAGCAGGTTTTGAATTGTTTTTTGATAAAGAGCTGTTTGGAAAATACAAAGCAAAAAATATCTTTGAAGATATTACAGGGATAGATCATTATAATTCTGATTTTCATAATACAGATATAGAATTAATGGACCCAAATAAGCAATATTCAATTGTAGGAACTGTGGCTGCAGTTATAGTAGTAAATCATGAAGAATTAAACGGAAGAAAAGCACCAACAAGTTGGGAAGATATATTGGATGAGGAATTTGAGAATAGCGTAAGTCTACCAGTAATGGATTTAGATTTATTTAACTCAATCTTACTTAATATTTACAAGAACTATGGTGAAGAAGGTATAAGAAAGTTAGGAAGAAGCTTAAAGAAGAGTTTACATCCATCAGAAATGGTGAAGCTTCAAATAAAAGTATCTGATAAGCCAGCAGTTACAATAATGCCATACTTCTTTACAAAGATGCTTAGAGAAGACAGTCCTATGGTTCCTGTATGGCCTAAGGATGGAGCAATTATAAGTCCAATATTTATGCTAAGTAAGAAGGAAAAGGCAACACAATTAAAGCCTATAGTTGATTTCTTTGCTTCAAAGAAGGTTGGAGAAATCCTATCTCATGATGGAAGATTTCCAAGTGTACATCCAGAGGTAGATAATCTATTACCAAAGGAAAATAAATATATGTGGCTTGGATGGGATTTTATAAATGAACATGATATTTCAGCTTTAATAAGAAAGTGTGAAGAGATATTCCACAATGCTTCAAAAGGAGTTGACAGATAA
- a CDS encoding sirohydrochlorin cobaltochelatase, with protein sequence MKKAILIVSNGTSDIAALEASIMKFEHRVRNEFKEYEVFRAFFSEKIISKLKSKYSTKVNTPLEALIEIEELGYEELVIQPLYIVCGVEYKILKDVVDEFKKESKLRKIIVGNPALIENDKARTFDFINSIKDNFKVNKVTVVAVHGTKTSANKCYLELNDAFRSCGLSKVFVGAVEGEPSFDWVLTSLHNNNIKEVLLMPFLIVAGFHAKKDLVSTSPRSWKSILEREEIHVEEKLIGLGEMTGFQEFFLRDLRKLIDDI encoded by the coding sequence ATGAAAAAAGCTATATTAATTGTAAGTAATGGGACTTCAGATATAGCAGCTCTGGAGGCTTCAATAATGAAATTTGAGCACAGGGTTAGAAATGAATTTAAAGAATATGAAGTCTTTAGGGCTTTTTTCTCAGAAAAGATTATTTCAAAATTGAAGAGTAAGTATAGCACTAAAGTAAATACTCCTTTAGAAGCACTTATTGAAATAGAGGAGTTAGGATATGAAGAGCTAGTTATTCAGCCTCTATATATCGTTTGTGGTGTTGAATATAAAATATTGAAAGATGTTGTTGATGAGTTTAAGAAAGAATCAAAATTAAGAAAAATAATAGTAGGTAATCCTGCACTTATAGAGAATGATAAGGCGAGAACATTTGATTTTATAAATAGTATAAAAGATAATTTTAAGGTAAATAAGGTTACAGTAGTTGCAGTTCATGGAACAAAGACTTCAGCTAATAAGTGTTATCTAGAGCTAAATGATGCATTTAGAAGTTGTGGTTTGAGTAAAGTTTTTGTTGGGGCAGTAGAAGGAGAGCCTTCTTTTGATTGGGTTTTAACAAGTTTGCATAACAACAATATTAAAGAAGTTTTACTTATGCCTTTTTTGATTGTAGCAGGATTTCATGCGAAAAAAGACCTAGTTTCCACATCACCTAGGTCGTGGAAAAGTATCTTAGAAAGAGAAGAAATTCATGTTGAAGAAAAGCTTATAGGCTTAGGAGAAATGACAGGTTTTCAAGAATTTTTCTTAAGAGATTTAAGAAAATTGATAGATGATATATAG
- the hemL gene encoding glutamate-1-semialdehyde 2,1-aminomutase, with translation MSNIEIFEESKKYMPGGVNSPVRAFKDVDLTPPIIKRGSGAYIFDEEGNRYTDFVGAWGPMLLGHCDEDVVKAIKDTCENAIAFGASTELELRLAKHMCTTLDNVEMVRMVNSGTEATMSAVKLARGYTGRDKILKFAGCYHGHFDGFLVSAGSGLLTEGIPGSAGVPEESIKNTIVGQYNNIENIRQVFNKYGEELAAVIIEPVAGNMGVVKAENEFMEELRALCDKHGTLLIFDEVMSGFRVSYKGAQSLFKVKPDLVTYAKIMGGGLPCGAYGGRRDVMEKLSPLGDVYQAGTMSGNPVVMAAGLATLTKLYNNHEYYQHIDSLGLKLQEGMKAIAKEKGIPLVVNRCGGMMTVFFTNKDKVTLYEDVMSCDTNLFKRFFTHMLKSGFNLPPSQYEAMFLSVKHSDKDIEEFLDAFRKFQV, from the coding sequence ATGAGCAATATTGAGATTTTTGAAGAATCTAAAAAATATATGCCAGGAGGAGTAAATTCACCAGTAAGAGCATTTAAAGATGTAGACCTTACTCCCCCAATAATTAAAAGAGGAAGCGGAGCTTATATTTTTGATGAGGAAGGTAATAGATATACTGATTTTGTAGGTGCATGGGGCCCTATGCTTTTAGGACATTGTGATGAAGATGTAGTAAAAGCTATAAAAGATACCTGTGAAAATGCAATAGCCTTTGGAGCATCTACAGAACTTGAACTTAGGCTTGCAAAACATATGTGTACAACTTTGGATAACGTTGAAATGGTGAGGATGGTGAATTCAGGTACAGAGGCTACCATGAGTGCAGTAAAGCTTGCAAGAGGTTATACAGGAAGAGATAAGATACTAAAATTTGCAGGCTGTTATCATGGACACTTTGATGGATTTTTAGTTAGTGCAGGTTCTGGACTTCTAACGGAAGGAATTCCAGGCAGTGCAGGTGTTCCTGAAGAAAGTATAAAAAATACAATAGTCGGTCAATACAATAATATAGAAAACATAAGACAAGTTTTTAATAAATATGGTGAAGAATTAGCAGCTGTAATTATAGAACCTGTAGCAGGGAATATGGGAGTTGTAAAAGCTGAGAATGAATTTATGGAGGAACTGAGGGCATTATGTGATAAGCACGGAACGTTGCTTATATTTGATGAGGTAATGAGTGGGTTTAGAGTAAGCTATAAAGGGGCACAAAGTTTATTTAAAGTTAAACCTGACTTAGTAACTTATGCAAAAATAATGGGGGGAGGACTTCCATGTGGTGCTTATGGTGGAAGAAGAGATGTAATGGAGAAACTTTCACCACTAGGAGATGTATATCAAGCAGGAACAATGTCAGGAAATCCAGTGGTTATGGCAGCTGGCTTAGCTACCTTGACAAAGCTTTATAATAATCATGAGTATTATCAACATATAGATTCATTAGGTCTTAAGCTTCAGGAAGGGATGAAAGCAATAGCTAAAGAAAAAGGAATTCCTTTAGTAGTAAATAGATGTGGAGGTATGATGACTGTATTTTTCACTAATAAAGATAAGGTTACTTTATATGAGGATGTTATGAGCTGTGATACAAATCTTTTTAAAAGATTTTTCACCCATATGTTAAAGAGTGGATTCAATCTTCCACCATCTCAATATGAGGCTATGTTTCTTTCAGTAAAGCATAGTGATAAGGATATTGAAGAATTTCTTGATGCTTTTAGAAAATTTCAAGTGTAG
- the hemB gene encoding porphobilinogen synthase, which yields MLYKRHRRLRKNTAIRELVRETTISSKDFIYPIFVIEGENIKKEIPTIPGNYHVSVDRLHEILEEVIDCGVNGVMFFGLPEHKDECGSSAFDKDGIIQKAVRKAKELYPELWVITDVCMCEYTDHGHCGILHGHEVDNDKTLEFLGKIALSHVEAGADMVAPSDMMDGRVAYIRDVLDSNGFKDVSIMAYSAKYSSAFYGPFREAANSAPKFGDRKSYQMDPANINEAMREIESDIEEGADIIMVKPALSYLDVVRWARDRYDYPVAAYSVSGEFAMVKAAASFGFINEKAIALEMLLSMKRAGADIIITYYALEASRWLREDLNINHK from the coding sequence ATGCTTTATAAGAGACATAGAAGGTTAAGAAAAAATACAGCTATAAGAGAGTTGGTAAGAGAGACAACTATATCATCAAAGGATTTTATATATCCTATTTTTGTGATTGAGGGAGAAAATATTAAGAAGGAAATACCTACGATTCCAGGAAATTATCATGTATCGGTAGATAGATTACATGAAATCTTAGAGGAAGTTATAGACTGTGGTGTTAATGGAGTAATGTTCTTTGGACTTCCAGAACATAAAGATGAATGTGGATCATCAGCCTTTGATAAAGATGGAATAATTCAAAAGGCAGTAAGAAAGGCTAAGGAATTGTATCCAGAGTTATGGGTTATAACGGATGTATGCATGTGCGAGTATACTGATCATGGTCACTGTGGAATTTTGCATGGTCATGAGGTTGATAATGATAAAACCTTAGAGTTTTTAGGTAAAATTGCTCTTTCACATGTGGAGGCAGGAGCAGATATGGTAGCACCATCTGATATGATGGATGGAAGAGTTGCTTATATTCGTGATGTTTTAGATTCAAATGGTTTTAAAGACGTATCTATAATGGCTTACAGTGCAAAGTACAGCTCAGCATTTTATGGGCCTTTTAGGGAAGCAGCTAATTCAGCACCTAAGTTTGGAGATAGAAAGAGCTATCAGATGGACCCTGCAAACATTAATGAGGCTATGAGAGAGATAGAATCAGATATAGAAGAGGGTGCTGATATAATCATGGTTAAACCGGCATTATCTTATTTAGACGTGGTGAGGTGGGCAAGAGATAGATATGATTATCCAGTGGCTGCATATAGTGTGAGTGGTGAATTTGCAATGGTGAAGGCAGCAGCAAGCTTTGGATTTATTAATGAAAAAGCTATAGCCTTAGAGATGCTTCTTTCAATGAAAAGAGCAGGTGCGGATATAATAATAACTTATTATGCCCTAGAAGCATCTAGATGGTTAAGGGAAGATTTAAATATAAACCATAAGTAA
- the cobA gene encoding uroporphyrinogen-III C-methyltransferase: MSKVYIIGAGPGDEELLTLKAIKSMEKCTAVLYDRLVGNNILNYLREDCKIFYCGKEPGCHYKSQDEINSMLVKLAKEGHIVGRVKGGDPYVFGRGGEEVLSLVEEGIDFEVIPGVTSAISVMSYAGIPTTHRGISQSFHVITGMSGSALKVNWEGVSKLEGTLIFLMGLENIEYICSSLVSQGKDMDTPCGVIMRGTTSKQRKVVGTLENICERVEDAGLKSPCIIVVGNVVTLNDKLNWFEGKPLFGLNVCVTRSKEQARSLKYNLKELGAEVTEINAIKIKDTALNLEEYENKFSKYDFIVLTSVNAVNIFFDYLRKREIDLRVLKGRFAVIGEATAGALKDKGIKPFIIAKEFVSESLVESMKLVVKEGDKILVPCSKESRLYIGEELKKLGAQVDRVEIYEPICGDIKNVNAFNEVDIVTFTSPSIVRNMIKLVGAEELKKKLCVAIGPITFKELENNGISAVQCKKYGEDGLISELLTIWRNKNAL; this comes from the coding sequence ATGAGTAAGGTATATATAATTGGTGCAGGTCCTGGTGATGAAGAACTATTGACTTTAAAGGCTATAAAGTCTATGGAGAAGTGTACTGCTGTTTTGTATGACAGACTGGTAGGAAATAATATATTAAATTATTTAAGAGAAGATTGTAAGATTTTTTATTGTGGCAAGGAACCTGGTTGTCATTATAAAAGCCAAGATGAGATAAATAGTATGCTAGTAAAGCTTGCTAAAGAAGGTCATATAGTAGGAAGAGTAAAAGGCGGAGACCCTTATGTTTTTGGAAGAGGGGGAGAAGAAGTTTTATCTTTAGTAGAAGAAGGAATAGACTTTGAAGTTATTCCTGGAGTAACCTCAGCCATATCAGTTATGAGTTATGCAGGAATACCAACAACTCATAGAGGAATATCCCAAAGCTTTCATGTCATAACAGGAATGAGTGGATCAGCTTTAAAGGTGAATTGGGAAGGGGTATCAAAATTAGAGGGAACTCTTATATTTTTAATGGGATTAGAAAATATAGAGTATATATGTTCATCTTTAGTTTCCCAAGGGAAAGACATGGACACACCTTGCGGGGTAATTATGAGGGGAACAACTTCTAAGCAAAGAAAGGTAGTTGGGACACTAGAGAATATTTGTGAAAGAGTGGAGGATGCGGGTTTAAAGTCTCCTTGCATAATAGTAGTTGGAAATGTAGTTACTCTTAATGATAAGCTTAATTGGTTTGAAGGAAAACCTTTATTTGGTTTAAATGTTTGTGTAACTAGATCTAAGGAACAAGCTAGAAGCCTAAAATATAATCTTAAGGAACTTGGAGCAGAGGTTACAGAGATAAATGCTATAAAGATAAAAGATACAGCTTTAAATCTTGAAGAATATGAAAATAAATTTTCTAAGTATGATTTCATAGTATTAACATCTGTTAATGCAGTTAATATATTTTTTGATTACTTAAGAAAAAGAGAAATAGATTTAAGAGTGTTAAAAGGCCGCTTTGCTGTAATAGGAGAAGCTACAGCAGGTGCTTTAAAGGATAAAGGAATAAAACCATTTATAATAGCAAAAGAGTTTGTGTCAGAAAGCTTAGTTGAAAGTATGAAACTTGTTGTTAAAGAAGGAGATAAAATTCTTGTGCCTTGTTCAAAGGAATCAAGATTATATATAGGAGAAGAACTCAAAAAGTTAGGAGCACAGGTAGATAGAGTAGAGATATATGAACCTATTTGTGGAGATATTAAGAATGTAAATGCTTTTAATGAGGTGGACATAGTTACTTTTACTAGCCCTTCTATTGTAAGAAACATGATTAAATTAGTGGGTGCAGAAGAGTTAAAGAAAAAGCTATGTGTAGCAATAGGGCCAATAACTTTTAAGGAATTAGAGAATAACGGAATTTCAGCAGTGCAATGTAAGAAGTATGGTGAAGATGGACTTATATCAGAACTATTAACAATATGGAGGAATAAAAATGCTTTATAA
- the hemC gene encoding hydroxymethylbilane synthase, producing MSLIIATRKSKLAQVQTELVMDMIKVKLGLESEKLLIETEGDRRLDVTLDKIGGKGLFVKEIELALLRGEAHGAVHSMKDVTSTLEDCFELAAMPVREDVRDGFISRDGISFFNLPMGARIGTSSPRRSAELKELRPDLNIVPIRGNVQTRIAKMETENLDGIILAAAGLKRINMENIITNYFEPKDFVPAVGQGALGIEILKDNEESRILRKLDNIDVTHCVEAERSFMKALNCGCNSPIGAFAELQGQDIYLIGMFQVGNKIIKKDIWGSREDRIELGEALAKKILK from the coding sequence GTGAGTTTGATTATTGCAACTAGAAAAAGTAAATTAGCTCAAGTTCAAACGGAGCTTGTTATGGATATGATAAAGGTTAAACTGGGGCTTGAAAGTGAGAAACTTTTAATTGAAACAGAAGGAGACAGAAGATTAGATGTAACCTTAGATAAAATAGGTGGAAAAGGTCTTTTTGTTAAGGAAATAGAACTGGCTCTTTTAAGAGGAGAAGCACATGGAGCTGTTCATAGTATGAAGGATGTAACTTCTACCTTGGAGGATTGCTTTGAACTTGCAGCTATGCCAGTGAGGGAAGATGTAAGAGATGGGTTTATTTCTAGAGATGGAATAAGTTTTTTTAATCTACCTATGGGGGCTAGAATTGGAACTAGTAGTCCTAGAAGAAGTGCTGAGTTAAAAGAGTTAAGACCAGATTTAAATATAGTACCCATAAGAGGAAATGTACAAACTAGAATTGCAAAGATGGAGACTGAAAATTTGGATGGAATAATTTTAGCAGCAGCCGGGCTTAAGAGAATTAATATGGAGAATATAATTACTAACTATTTTGAACCCAAAGATTTTGTGCCTGCTGTTGGGCAAGGTGCTTTGGGTATAGAAATACTAAAAGATAATGAAGAAAGTAGGATTTTAAGAAAGCTTGATAATATTGATGTGACACATTGTGTAGAAGCTGAGAGAAGCTTTATGAAGGCTCTAAATTGTGGATGTAACTCACCAATTGGTGCATTTGCTGAACTTCAAGGACAAGATATTTATCTTATAGGGATGTTTCAAGTAGGAAACAAAATTATAAAAAAAGATATTTGGGGCAGTAGAGAAGACAGGATTGAACTAGGAGAAGCTTTGGCTAAGAAGATATTAAAGTAG
- a CDS encoding NAD(P)-dependent oxidoreductase gives MSRDNTEDLQEELEFVFLSLLSKKLNVGIIGGGKGGLTKARTFLNSGANLWVLSREFIEEFKELKLQGDRVIKGEYYTDFIKDKHVVLVAVEDLELKKKIKDDCEKMYKIFIDSTSFKNGMGLIPAQKQTKNISFSVHTKGGNPKAAMLLLNKSEEEFLKYDEFIGMLNPIRNKAKKLKRKTEIINFINTEDFKFFYERGYIKEILLLFFDEDDVNYLLKM, from the coding sequence GTGTCTAGAGATAATACAGAAGATCTTCAAGAGGAGTTAGAATTTGTTTTTTTATCATTATTATCAAAAAAGCTAAATGTGGGAATTATAGGTGGAGGCAAAGGTGGTTTAACAAAGGCTAGAACATTTTTAAATAGTGGAGCTAATTTGTGGGTTCTTTCAAGAGAATTTATAGAAGAATTTAAAGAGCTTAAACTTCAAGGAGATAGAGTTATAAAAGGTGAATATTACACTGATTTTATAAAAGATAAACATGTAGTTTTAGTAGCTGTGGAGGACTTAGAGCTTAAGAAGAAAATAAAAGATGACTGTGAAAAGATGTATAAGATTTTTATAGATTCTACAAGCTTTAAAAATGGTATGGGACTGATTCCAGCTCAGAAACAAACAAAGAATATCTCTTTTAGTGTACATACCAAGGGGGGAAATCCAAAGGCAGCAATGTTACTTTTAAATAAGTCAGAAGAGGAATTTTTAAAGTATGATGAGTTTATTGGAATGCTCAACCCAATAAGAAACAAAGCGAAGAAGTTAAAAAGAAAAACTGAAATCATAAACTTCATAAATACAGAAGATTTTAAGTTTTTTTATGAAAGAGGATATATTAAAGAAATACTACTTTTATTTTTTGATGAGGATGATGTGAATTATTTATTGAAAATGTAG
- the hemA gene encoding glutamyl-tRNA reductase: MIQLIGLKKGLALSIREQLSIGKSKYREGLKEILKFCDEVVIISTCNRTEIYFNSEEEGNCIIHKLFQALGWDESLSQYIFYSQGYDTTRHLLEVVCGFHSKILGEDQILGQVKEAYYYSIEAKAVSGDLQRLFQEAITCGKEFRTKAKMHNIPVSSASIAVNYALKKECKKFMVLGYGDVGKLAVKYLLARDILKVYIVVREPKKITDLKDDRVKIIEFNEKNDFMKKVDCIISCTSAPHHIIGKKDITEDKKLLIFDLAVPRDVELSIGECSNIELLDIDMISKIDDENKKLRKERMESCRDIIRKRISAYEEWRELKEISPYVKKLKAISQEVSQKRIDTFINKSKTKDHKELAEVLIRSTSDFYVNRAIEALKEAKLEGREEQCLEIIQKIFKRS, from the coding sequence ATGATTCAATTAATAGGATTAAAAAAAGGATTAGCTTTATCGATAAGAGAACAACTATCCATAGGAAAAAGTAAATATAGAGAAGGTTTAAAAGAAATACTAAAATTTTGTGATGAGGTAGTGATTATAAGTACTTGCAACAGAACAGAGATATATTTTAACTCTGAAGAGGAAGGAAATTGCATCATTCATAAGCTATTTCAAGCATTAGGGTGGGATGAATCATTATCCCAATATATTTTCTATTCTCAGGGTTATGATACAACTAGGCACCTTTTAGAAGTTGTTTGTGGATTTCACTCAAAAATTTTAGGTGAAGATCAGATACTAGGGCAAGTTAAGGAAGCTTACTACTATTCAATAGAAGCAAAAGCTGTTTCTGGAGATTTACAGAGGCTTTTTCAAGAAGCAATAACCTGTGGCAAAGAATTTAGAACAAAAGCTAAAATGCACAATATACCAGTATCTTCAGCATCAATAGCTGTAAACTATGCGTTAAAAAAGGAATGTAAAAAGTTTATGGTATTAGGTTATGGTGATGTGGGGAAGCTTGCAGTTAAATATCTTTTAGCACGGGATATTTTGAAAGTTTATATAGTTGTTAGGGAGCCTAAAAAGATAACTGATTTAAAAGATGATAGAGTGAAAATCATAGAGTTTAATGAAAAAAATGATTTCATGAAGAAAGTTGATTGTATTATTTCTTGTACTTCAGCTCCTCATCATATAATTGGTAAAAAAGATATAACAGAAGACAAGAAACTTCTTATCTTTGATTTAGCTGTTCCTAGAGATGTGGAACTTTCAATTGGTGAATGTTCTAATATAGAACTTTTAGATATAGATATGATAAGTAAGATAGATGATGAAAATAAAAAACTTAGAAAAGAGCGTATGGAAAGTTGTAGAGATATTATAAGAAAACGTATCAGTGCATACGAGGAATGGAGAGAATTAAAAGAGATATCACCATATGTGAAAAAACTAAAAGCAATTAGCCAAGAAGTAAGTCAGAAAAGAATAGATACCTTTATTAATAAAAGTAAAACAAAAGATCACAAGGAGTTAGCTGAAGTTCTAATTAGAAGTACTTCTGATTTTTATGTGAATAGAGCCATAGAAGCTCTGAAGGAAGCTAAGCTTGAGGGGAGAGAGGAACAGTGTCTAGAGATAATACAGAAGATCTTCAAGAGGAGTTAG
- the asrC gene encoding sulfite reductase subunit C: MDINTKYLKKNAFRVTKKRGITASRIRIPGGHMDAKILSLIQEIADKYGDGTVHITTRQGFEVPGINMKDIPEVNKLLQPIIENLEINQEVPGEGYTAAGTRNISACIGNRVCPFGNYNTSAFAKKIEEAIFPNDLHFKVALTGCPNDCLKIRMHDFGIMGMTEPQYDSYRCIGCQACVKNCKKRATGALKFENFKVVRDHNKCIGCGECVGKCPTGAWSRSSEKYFRLAIMGRSGKKNPRLAEDFIVWVDEESILKIILNTYDFVTEYIDKEAPGGKEHIGYIIDRTGFQEYKKWALKDVELGPKAVLKDNIYWSGIRY; the protein is encoded by the coding sequence GTGGATATAAATACTAAATATCTTAAAAAAAATGCATTTAGGGTTACTAAGAAAAGAGGAATAACAGCTTCGAGAATTAGAATACCTGGTGGACATATGGATGCTAAGATTCTTTCTCTAATACAAGAAATTGCAGATAAATATGGAGATGGGACAGTTCATATAACTACAAGACAAGGGTTTGAAGTACCAGGGATAAACATGAAAGACATCCCAGAAGTAAACAAACTTCTTCAACCAATAATTGAGAATCTTGAAATAAATCAAGAGGTTCCAGGAGAAGGATATACAGCAGCAGGCACAAGAAACATATCTGCATGTATAGGAAACAGAGTCTGTCCTTTTGGAAATTATAATACCTCCGCATTTGCTAAAAAGATAGAAGAAGCAATCTTCCCTAATGATCTTCATTTTAAAGTTGCTCTTACTGGTTGTCCAAACGACTGCTTAAAGATTAGAATGCATGATTTTGGTATCATGGGAATGACTGAACCGCAATATGATTCTTACAGATGTATAGGATGTCAAGCATGCGTCAAGAATTGTAAGAAGAGAGCTACAGGTGCATTAAAATTCGAAAACTTTAAAGTGGTTAGAGATCATAATAAATGTATCGGCTGTGGTGAATGTGTAGGAAAATGCCCAACAGGAGCATGGTCAAGAAGTTCAGAAAAGTATTTTAGACTTGCCATTATGGGAAGATCAGGTAAGAAAAATCCTAGACTGGCTGAAGATTTTATAGTATGGGTAGATGAAGAAAGTATACTTAAGATAATATTAAATACTTATGATTTTGTTACAGAGTATATTGACAAGGAAGCTCCAGGTGGTAAAGAACATATAGGATATATAATTGATAGAACGGGGTTCCAAGAGTACAAGAAATGGGCTCTTAAGGATGTGGAACTAGGTCCTAAGGCAGTATTAAAGGACAATATATATTGGAGTGGAATCCGTTATTAA
- the asrB gene encoding anaerobic sulfite reductase subunit AsrB — protein sequence MSNIYMPFQSEILDVKKHTEIEYTFRMAFKGDVKPGQFFEVSIPKYGEAPISVSGIGEDYVELTIRKVGVVTNELFTYYVGQKFFMRGPYGNGFDLENYKNKDVVVVAGGTGLSPVKGIVDYFSQNPKDAKKFTLISGFKSPEDMLFKDDIKAWKDNMNLIITVDKAPEGYDGNVGLVTKFIPELVFEDIDDVQVVVVGPPMMMKFTVQEFLKRGIKEENIWISQERKMCCGVGKCGHCKIDDTYICLDGPVFNYTKGKSLID from the coding sequence ATGAGTAATATATATATGCCATTTCAATCAGAAATATTAGATGTAAAAAAGCATACAGAAATAGAATATACATTTAGAATGGCTTTTAAAGGTGATGTAAAGCCAGGGCAATTTTTTGAAGTATCTATACCAAAGTACGGAGAAGCTCCAATCTCAGTAAGTGGAATAGGTGAAGATTATGTAGAACTTACTATTAGAAAAGTTGGAGTTGTTACAAATGAACTGTTTACTTACTATGTAGGACAAAAGTTTTTCATGAGAGGACCTTATGGAAATGGTTTTGATTTAGAAAACTACAAGAACAAAGATGTTGTAGTAGTAGCAGGGGGAACTGGACTTTCACCAGTTAAAGGTATTGTGGATTACTTCTCTCAAAATCCTAAAGATGCTAAGAAGTTTACTTTAATTTCAGGTTTTAAGTCACCTGAAGATATGCTTTTTAAGGATGATATTAAAGCATGGAAAGATAACATGAATTTAATAATTACTGTAGACAAGGCTCCAGAAGGCTATGATGGTAATGTAGGTCTTGTAACAAAGTTTATACCAGAGTTAGTTTTTGAAGATATAGATGATGTACAAGTAGTTGTAGTAGGTCCTCCTATGATGATGAAGTTTACGGTTCAGGAGTTCTTAAAAAGAGGAATAAAAGAAGAGAATATATGGATTTCTCAAGAAAGAAAGATGTGTTGTGGAGTTGGTAAGTGTGGACACTGCAAAATTGACGATACATATATATGCTTAGATGGTCCAGTATTTAACTATACAAAAGGTAAGAGTTTAATAGATTAG